From a region of the Oncorhynchus keta strain PuntledgeMale-10-30-2019 chromosome 13, Oket_V2, whole genome shotgun sequence genome:
- the LOC118392130 gene encoding galactose-3-O-sulfotransferase 3-like, with protein MSQKKIFLVFVAISTVSLLLHHGGHFSWTMEAFHLGCPSLRTQLSSSLKPKHTNVAFLKTHKTASTTMQNLLFRFAERNNLTVALPVQACGHQFCYPRTFNVHLVHPHTLPPNVVTSHMRFNRAEMQRLMPNDTIYVTILREPGSMFESLFSYYNQYCQSFKRVPNGSLEAFLDEPWRYYRQDEKDSMYARNTLTFDLGGDKDRPAADATAYARAFVAETERVFSLVMIAEYFDESLVLLRHLLSWDLEDVLYVKLNMRTSGSKHSLSPGLPFKIRAWNALDARLYDHFNASLWRQLTALGPACVAREVRLLRRAQERLVRGCFGGRLPQLRSAAQIKNKELRPWQPSAKVDIVGYDLPTNTNATWPGSLAHELCLKLIMPEVQYTRVLLRSQSLRYRRSYPLRSPQPQPQQPVRSVLPRHQQVGIQQIHREALPPGLGPASSPTATSRPAGTQSRATRVGLRPSGPQRQTP; from the exons ATGTCTCAGAAGAAGATATTTCTGGTCTTTGTGGCAATCAGTACCGTCAGCCTACTGCTGCACCATGGTGGCCATTTCagctg GACGATGGAAGCCTTTCACCTCGGCTGTCCGTCACTACGCACccagctgtcctcctctctcaaGCCCAAACACACCAACGTGGCCTTCCTCAAGACGCACAAGACGGCCAGCACCACCATGCAGAATCTGCTCTTCCGCTTCGCAGAGCGCAACAACCTGACAGTGGCGCTCCCTGTGCAGGCATGCGGACACCAGTTCTGCTACCCGCGCACCTTCAACGTCCACCTCGTCCACCCGCACACCCTGCCACCCAACGTGGTCACCAGCCACATGCGCTTCAACCGTGCCGAGATGCAGCGCCTCATGCCTAACGATACCATCTACGTGACCATACTTCGAGAACCAGGGTCCATGTTTGAATCGTTGTTCAGCTACTATAACCAGTACTGTCAGAGTTTTAAGAGAGTTCCCAATGGGTCCCTGGAGGCATTTCTGGACGAGCCGTGGCGGTACTACCGTCAGGACGAAAAGGACTCCATGTACGCCCGTAACACGCTGACCTTTGACCTAGGTGGGGATAAGGACCGTCCGGCGGCAGACGCAACAGCGTACGCCCGGGCCTTTGTTGccgagacagaacgcgtcttctcCCTGGTGATGATCGCCGAGTACTTTGACGAGTCGCTGGTCCTCCTCCGTCACCTTCTCTCCTGGGATCTGGAAGACGTGCTCTACGTCAAGCTGAACATGCGAACGTCCGGCTCCAAGCACAGCCTCTCGCCAGGCCTCCCCTTCAAGATCCGCGCCTGGAACGCCTTGGATGCACGCCTCTATGATCACTTCAACGCCTCCCTGTGGCGCCAGCTGACTGCCCTGGGCCCGGCGTGCGTGGCCAGGGAGGTGCGGTTGCTCCGCAGGGCCCAGGAGAGGCTGGTGAGGGGCTGCTTTGGAGGACGGCTTCCCCAGCTCCGCTCTGCTGCCCAGATCAAGAACAAGGAGCTGCGGCCGTGGCAGCCCAGTGCAAAGGTGGACATCGTGGGCTACGACCTGCCGACCAACACCAACGCCACGTGGCCCGGAAGTCTGGCCCACGAGCTGTGTCTGAAGCTCATCATGCCAGAGGTCCAGTACACCAGGGTCCTGCTTCGATCACAGTCGCTACGCTACAGACGCAGCTACCCGCTCCGCTCCCCTCAGCCCCAGCCGCAGCAGCCCGTACGGTCGGTCCTGCCACGCCACCAACAGGTGGGGATACAGCAGATACACCGGGAGGCCCTTCCTCCAGGACTTGGTCCCGCCTCTAGCCCCACAGCCACCTCTCGACCTGCAGGGACCCAGAGCAGGGCCACCAGGGTGGGGCTAAGGCCCTCGGGCCCCCAGAGGCAGACGCCATAA